The following coding sequences are from one Chelonoidis abingdonii isolate Lonesome George chromosome 4, CheloAbing_2.0, whole genome shotgun sequence window:
- the LOC116822731 gene encoding dispanin subfamily A member 2b-like, protein MVCKQQSLSVDLQPRGPPPPYPGAQQGFPAEQPRDFVLWSLFTVLLCQKLACLGCLGFPALMFSIKARDRKVLGDLEGARSYGTTAKVLNIIGSLLVVVAIAVVLFVNFWRP, encoded by the exons ATGGTGTGCAAGCAGCAGAGCTTGAGCGTCGACCTGCAGCCCCGGGGCCCGCCTCCCCCGTACCCCGGCGCCCAGCAGGGCTTCCCGGCCGAGCAGCCGCGCGACTTCGTGCTCTGGTCCCTCTTCACCGTCCTGCTGTGCCAGAAGCTCGCCTGCCTGGGCTGCCTGGGCTTTCCCGCGCTCATGTTCTCTATCAAG GCTCGAGATCGGAAAGTGCTGGGGGACCTGGAAGGTGCTCGGAGCTATGGCACCACCGCCAAGGTGTTAAACATCATCGGGTCACTGCTGGTGGTAGTTGCTATTGCTGTGGTCCTTTTCGTTAACTTTTGGAGACCTTAA